One stretch of Deltaproteobacteria bacterium GWA2_45_12 DNA includes these proteins:
- a CDS encoding aspartate--tRNA ligase, which yields MSKFISELKRTHHCNALTKADVGKNVVLMGWVNTRRDHGGLIFVDLRDREGITQIVFNPEVDKKTHELASILRTEFCMAIAGQVRARPEGMTNPKLHTGGIEIVVADFEILNRSKTPPFPIEDVIDTNEDIRLEYRYLDLRRTPLKNNLVLRSRVSQIVRNYLCDNGFLEIETPFLTKSTPEGARDYLVPSRVHPGQFYALPQSPQLFKQLLMVSGFERYYQIVRCFRDEDLRADRQPEFTQIDIETSFLDRDSILNIMEGLVAKVWKEVLGVDISMPISRLSYDECMERFGLDAPDMRFGLELKTVTPIFANSQFKVFGDVAKSGGLISAMVVPGKSDFTRSEIDEFTKFVGIYGAKGLAYLKILENEWQSPITKFFSDEEKKALQAALGFKPGDIVFFGAGATKVVRDSLGNLREKIGEKLGLAKADDYKFVWIVDFPLFDWDAEEKRPVAVHHPFTSPRYDQLDLLEKDPLKCQAQAYDLVLNGNEIGGGSIRIHNMEVQQKVFDLLKMSKEEAKEKFGFLLEALQFGAPPHGGIAFGLDRLMMLLTNSPSIRDVIAFPKTQKATDPMTQAPSTVNPKQLLELGISLSKKS from the coding sequence ATGTCAAAATTTATTTCAGAACTAAAAAGAACTCATCATTGTAATGCATTGACCAAGGCCGATGTTGGTAAAAATGTGGTGTTGATGGGGTGGGTGAATACGCGGCGTGATCACGGGGGGCTTATCTTTGTTGATTTGCGTGATCGCGAGGGGATTACCCAAATCGTTTTCAACCCCGAAGTTGACAAAAAAACACATGAGCTTGCCTCTATCCTTCGCACCGAATTCTGCATGGCTATTGCCGGCCAGGTGCGTGCGCGGCCCGAAGGGATGACCAATCCAAAATTACATACCGGAGGAATAGAAATTGTTGTCGCCGACTTTGAAATTTTAAACCGTTCCAAAACGCCCCCATTCCCCATTGAAGACGTTATTGATACAAACGAAGACATCCGTTTGGAATATCGCTACCTTGATTTGCGGCGTACTCCTTTAAAGAACAATCTGGTACTTCGATCCAGGGTTTCCCAAATTGTCCGGAATTATTTGTGTGACAATGGTTTTTTGGAAATTGAAACGCCTTTCCTGACCAAGTCAACCCCTGAAGGGGCGCGTGATTATCTGGTCCCTTCGCGAGTTCACCCAGGACAGTTCTATGCGCTTCCCCAGTCCCCCCAGCTTTTTAAACAATTGCTCATGGTTTCCGGTTTTGAACGTTACTACCAAATCGTCCGCTGCTTTCGTGATGAAGATCTTCGTGCCGATCGCCAGCCCGAGTTTACCCAAATTGATATCGAAACCTCGTTTTTGGATCGTGATTCCATTTTGAATATCATGGAAGGTTTGGTTGCCAAGGTGTGGAAGGAAGTTTTGGGTGTTGATATTTCCATGCCCATTTCCCGACTTTCCTACGACGAATGCATGGAGCGGTTTGGGTTGGATGCGCCGGATATGCGTTTTGGGTTGGAACTCAAAACAGTGACGCCTATTTTTGCGAATTCCCAATTTAAGGTTTTTGGCGATGTCGCCAAAAGTGGGGGGCTTATCTCCGCCATGGTGGTTCCGGGAAAAAGTGATTTCACACGCAGCGAAATTGATGAATTCACCAAGTTTGTGGGAATTTACGGGGCCAAAGGTTTGGCCTATCTCAAAATTTTAGAAAACGAATGGCAGTCACCCATCACCAAATTCTTCTCTGATGAAGAAAAGAAAGCGCTGCAAGCCGCCCTGGGATTTAAACCGGGGGACATTGTTTTCTTCGGTGCGGGGGCTACAAAAGTGGTTCGTGATTCGCTGGGCAATCTGCGCGAAAAAATCGGTGAGAAATTAGGATTGGCTAAGGCTGACGACTACAAATTCGTATGGATTGTGGATTTCCCGCTTTTTGATTGGGATGCCGAAGAAAAACGCCCCGTGGCGGTGCATCATCCCTTTACATCCCCTCGCTACGACCAGCTCGATCTTTTGGAAAAAGACCCGCTTAAGTGCCAGGCACAGGCCTATGATCTTGTTTTAAATGGCAATGAAATCGGCGGCGGGTCGATTCGTATTCATAACATGGAAGTGCAGCAAAAAGTTTTTGATCTTCTTAAGATGAGCAAGGAAGAAGCCAAAGAAAAATTTGGCTTCCTCCTTGAAGCGCTTCAATTCGGCGCCCCTCCTCATGGCGGCATTGCCTTTGGTCTTGACCGTCTCATGATGCTTCTGACCAATTCCCCAAGTATTCGGGATGTGATCGCTTTCCCCAAAACCCAAAAAGCCACCGATCCCATGACCCAGGCGCCATCTACAGTGAACCCGAAACAGTTGCTTGAGTTGGGGATTTCTCTTTCCAAAAAAAGTTAA
- a CDS encoding bifunctional phosphoribosylaminoimidazolecarboxamide formyltransferase/IMP cyclohydrolase, which translates to MPQIKRAIISVTDKTGIVEFGKFLQSMNVEILSTGGTAKVLREAGVKVVDVSEYTGSPEILDGRLKTIHPKIEGGLLGIRSNPKHLQEMKANDIHPIDMVIVNLYEFEKTVAKPGVHLEEAIENIDIGGPTMLRAAAKNHPDVTVVADFNDYPCLIEEMKKSSGSISSETNFKLAVKVFQKTAQYDSAISNYLTPKITTEGFPDIYQISLAKVQDLRYGENPHQKAAFYKDVQAPTGSLVEAKQIHGKELSFNNLLDLEAALNCVREFSLPACVIVKHTNPCGVAVGKDLAESYVRAKEADPVSCFGGIIGLNRVVDPACAQAISETFYECIIAPGFEPAALKILEAKKNIRLMVLAPVGAQFIAPVLDIKRVGGGLLLQDKDLGSVDIRTVKVVSQRKPTEQEYNELDFAWKVAKHVKSNAIVFTKDGQTLGVGAGQMSRVDSVNLAVMKAKKSLKGSVLASDAFFPFRDGLDAAAKQGITAVIQPGGSVKDEEVIQAANEHGLAMIFTGMRHFRH; encoded by the coding sequence ATGCCTCAAATAAAACGCGCCATTATCAGTGTTACAGACAAAACCGGGATTGTTGAATTCGGAAAATTTTTGCAAAGCATGAATGTTGAAATTTTATCCACCGGCGGCACGGCCAAGGTGCTTCGCGAAGCGGGAGTGAAGGTTGTGGATGTGTCCGAATATACGGGCTCGCCGGAAATTTTAGATGGGCGTTTAAAAACAATCCATCCCAAAATTGAAGGTGGCTTGTTGGGGATTCGTTCCAATCCAAAACATCTTCAGGAAATGAAGGCTAATGATATCCATCCCATTGATATGGTCATTGTGAATCTTTATGAATTTGAAAAAACAGTGGCCAAACCAGGCGTGCATTTAGAAGAGGCTATAGAAAACATCGATATCGGAGGCCCCACCATGCTGAGGGCTGCGGCCAAAAACCATCCCGATGTGACCGTGGTTGCTGATTTCAACGATTACCCTTGTCTTATAGAAGAGATGAAAAAATCATCTGGAAGCATTTCTTCTGAAACCAATTTTAAATTAGCGGTGAAAGTTTTTCAAAAAACCGCGCAGTATGATTCAGCCATTTCCAATTATTTGACTCCCAAAATCACCACGGAAGGTTTCCCGGATATTTACCAGATCAGCCTCGCAAAAGTGCAGGACCTTCGTTATGGAGAAAACCCTCATCAGAAGGCGGCTTTTTATAAAGATGTACAAGCGCCGACGGGAAGTCTGGTGGAAGCCAAACAAATTCACGGCAAGGAACTTTCGTTCAACAATCTTTTGGATTTGGAAGCGGCCCTCAATTGTGTGCGCGAATTTTCTCTTCCCGCGTGCGTTATCGTTAAACACACGAACCCTTGCGGGGTGGCTGTGGGTAAGGATTTGGCTGAAAGCTATGTGCGCGCCAAAGAAGCCGATCCTGTTTCGTGCTTTGGCGGGATCATCGGGTTAAACCGTGTTGTCGACCCGGCTTGTGCCCAGGCTATTTCAGAAACTTTTTACGAATGCATTATTGCGCCGGGGTTTGAACCTGCTGCCTTAAAAATCCTCGAAGCAAAAAAGAATATCCGTTTAATGGTTTTGGCCCCCGTAGGGGCGCAATTTATTGCGCCCGTTCTCGACATCAAACGTGTCGGTGGGGGACTCTTGCTGCAGGACAAAGATTTGGGGAGTGTCGATATTCGCACCGTCAAGGTTGTTTCCCAAAGAAAACCCACAGAACAAGAATATAACGAACTTGATTTTGCCTGGAAGGTGGCCAAACACGTCAAATCAAACGCCATCGTTTTTACCAAAGACGGTCAAACTTTGGGAGTGGGGGCTGGCCAAATGAGTCGGGTCGATTCTGTCAATCTTGCGGTGATGAAGGCTAAAAAATCACTTAAGGGTTCTGTTCTGGCTTCCGATGCCTTTTTCCCTTTTCGTGATGGTTTGGATGCCGCTGCCAAGCAGGGCATTACGGCGGTTATTCAGCCTGGTGGTTCTGTCAAAGATGAAGAAGTCATCCAAGCCGCCAATGAACATGGCCTGGCGATGATCTTCACTGGCATGCGGCATTTTAGGCATTGA
- a CDS encoding rod shape-determining protein (functions in MreBCD complex in some organisms) has translation MIFDFILGMFSNDLGIDLGTANTLVYVKGKGIVCSEPSVVAIRRESRTNKRILAVGKEAKEMLGRTPSNIEAIRPIKDGVIADFEITEAMLRYFIRKAHNRKTLVRPRIIICVPFGVTEVEKRAVRESAESAGAREVYLIEEPMAAAIGAGLPITEPSGNMIVDIGGGTTEVAVISLAGIVFSKSVRVAGDKMDEAIVSHVKRNYNVLIGERTAEWIKINIGNAFPDTELQTLEVKGRDLVTGIPRVLQINSDEVREALLEPVHAIIEAIKITLERTPPELAGDIVDKGIVLAGGGALLKGLDKLVREETGLPVTIAEDPLSCVVLGAGKALDELSVLREIALQ, from the coding sequence ATGATTTTTGACTTTATTCTTGGCATGTTTTCAAATGATCTTGGCATTGATTTAGGCACGGCAAATACCCTTGTTTATGTCAAAGGAAAAGGAATCGTGTGCTCCGAACCTTCTGTTGTTGCCATCCGGCGTGAATCACGAACCAATAAACGAATCCTGGCCGTCGGCAAGGAAGCCAAGGAAATGCTGGGTCGAACCCCAAGCAATATTGAAGCTATCCGGCCCATCAAAGATGGCGTGATTGCCGACTTTGAAATAACCGAAGCTATGCTTCGTTATTTTATCCGCAAGGCTCACAATCGTAAAACATTGGTGCGTCCCCGTATCATTATTTGTGTTCCTTTTGGCGTTACCGAAGTTGAAAAACGGGCTGTACGTGAATCGGCTGAATCAGCGGGAGCCCGCGAAGTTTACCTTATTGAAGAACCCATGGCAGCGGCTATTGGAGCAGGCCTTCCCATTACCGAGCCTTCAGGGAACATGATCGTTGACATTGGGGGTGGCACAACAGAAGTGGCTGTTATTTCCTTAGCTGGCATTGTGTTTAGCAAATCGGTTCGCGTGGCTGGTGATAAAATGGATGAAGCCATCGTCAGTCACGTCAAAAGAAACTACAACGTGCTCATCGGAGAACGAACAGCCGAGTGGATCAAGATCAATATCGGAAATGCGTTTCCTGATACCGAGTTACAAACCCTTGAAGTGAAGGGCCGCGACTTGGTGACAGGAATCCCACGCGTTTTGCAGATCAATTCCGATGAAGTTCGTGAAGCGCTGCTCGAACCGGTGCATGCCATTATTGAGGCCATCAAAATTACACTTGAAAGAACACCTCCTGAACTGGCGGGGGATATTGTTGACAAAGGGATTGTGCTTGCCGGAGGGGGTGCGCTTCTTAAGGGTTTGGATAAACTGGTTCGCGAAGAAACAGGGCTGCCTGTGACGATTGCCGAAGACCCGCTTTCGTGCGTTGTTTTGGGTGCTGGCAAGGCCTTGGATGAGCTCAGTGTGTTAAGAGAAATTGCCTTGCAATAA
- a CDS encoding rod shape-determining protein MreC, translated as MRKRILLSVALLLTLLVILHQHYQESGSSGFYPAKTVNFVYRPFQNLAYVTSRFVKNTWKHYIALVDAQKENEALKKQIHQKQLLVVALEERIKSILKVSKAQSYAEDLKLDGVPAHILAYDPFAQIQSVWVSKGSENGVVLNSPVINERGLVGRVIRVLEDSSLVLLMVDSHFSVDVINTESRVRALVVGSGVDAIRLKRYPLISHIEYFDLGQPFKRGDLLVTSGLGGIYPGGIPVGTVADIRRAEDSSVDRSTVIPEVDFSTLEEVVILQ; from the coding sequence ATGAGAAAAAGAATTCTCCTGTCGGTCGCTTTACTTCTGACTCTTTTGGTCATTCTTCATCAACATTATCAAGAATCGGGTTCATCCGGTTTTTATCCTGCCAAGACAGTCAATTTTGTTTATCGTCCCTTTCAAAATCTTGCTTATGTGACAAGTAGGTTCGTCAAAAATACCTGGAAACACTATATAGCCCTGGTCGATGCCCAAAAAGAAAATGAAGCTTTAAAGAAACAGATTCATCAAAAACAATTGCTGGTGGTGGCTTTGGAAGAACGCATTAAGAGCATCCTTAAAGTGTCCAAAGCTCAAAGCTATGCCGAAGATTTAAAATTGGACGGAGTGCCGGCTCATATTTTGGCCTATGATCCTTTTGCCCAGATTCAGTCCGTGTGGGTTTCCAAAGGATCTGAAAATGGGGTGGTGTTGAATTCGCCGGTTATTAATGAACGTGGTTTGGTAGGGCGTGTGATTCGAGTTTTAGAAGATAGTTCCCTGGTTCTTTTGATGGTTGATTCCCACTTTTCGGTGGATGTCATTAATACCGAAAGCAGGGTGAGGGCCTTGGTGGTGGGTTCCGGGGTGGATGCCATCCGTCTCAAACGCTATCCCCTTATTTCACACATTGAATATTTTGATTTGGGCCAGCCCTTTAAACGCGGAGATCTTTTGGTGACCTCCGGGCTCGGCGGTATTTATCCTGGCGGTATTCCTGTGGGAACGGTGGCCGATATTCGGAGGGCCGAAGATTCATCAGTCGATCGGTCAACCGTCATCCCGGAAGTCGATTTTTCAACACTTGAAGAAGTGGTGATCTTGCAATGA
- a CDS encoding penicillin-binding protein 2 has product MPLYTSDEDVGYLQKKVGLLLIFIFLFLFIVVARLLYLQVIKGPNYRILSDQISVREEEIRAKRGLVLDRNGKVLADNRSIFEIVAIPQDLKDKEETIKKLTELVPLTTEEINEKLKMARGQLPFFPVVLASDVPYDWVAKISEYNKPTDDEMGPSTLPGIEVRRARIRRYLYPDLFSHVIGYLKEVDRENLEKLKKSHGDHYSMGDLVGTSGLETTYDEYLKGTDGVLARVVDARGKEIRNNPDVTLIGERANLTPVSGYDLQTGLDFKAQEAASLSFKGRRGAAVALDPNTGEVIVLYSAPNFDGNRIIKNIDKPYWQKINLDPDKYLYNRAIQATYPPGSTYKMVTSLSGLSSQKINPETVFHCSGGLQFGNRVFHCWNKHGHGAVSLVRALTQSCDIFYYQTGLRAGVDTLNQYAHRLGLGEKTGIDLPYEKAGLIPTTDWKQKRFKRPWIESETLSISIGQGYDLVTPLQNALMVGIIANGGHKFVPHVVNRLVDSEGKAILEINDKIDPEPLNPEYLKWIHEGLIQVVHGQGTAGRLRASKFKIAGKTGTAQVLGYESKAAHSERTKDHALFVGYAPYDNPQIAVSVVVENGGHGGSEAGPVAMAIIDAYLEPRVAVDSRP; this is encoded by the coding sequence ATGCCCCTTTACACCTCAGATGAAGATGTTGGTTATCTCCAGAAAAAAGTGGGGCTCTTGCTGATTTTTATTTTTTTATTCCTGTTCATTGTTGTTGCCAGGCTTCTTTATCTGCAGGTGATCAAGGGGCCCAACTATCGTATTCTTTCTGATCAAATCTCTGTTCGTGAAGAGGAAATAAGAGCCAAAAGGGGGCTTGTGCTTGACCGTAACGGGAAAGTACTTGCTGATAATCGTTCCATCTTTGAGATTGTCGCCATTCCCCAAGATTTAAAAGACAAAGAGGAAACAATAAAAAAACTGACAGAGCTTGTTCCTTTGACCACTGAAGAAATTAACGAGAAGCTGAAAATGGCCCGGGGCCAGCTTCCCTTTTTCCCCGTTGTATTGGCCAGTGATGTTCCCTATGACTGGGTGGCCAAAATCAGTGAATACAACAAGCCTACCGATGACGAAATGGGGCCTTCGACCTTGCCTGGGATTGAAGTCCGCAGGGCCCGTATCCGACGTTATTTATATCCTGATTTGTTTTCACATGTGATTGGTTATTTAAAAGAGGTTGACAGGGAAAATTTGGAGAAATTGAAAAAATCCCATGGGGATCATTACAGCATGGGCGATCTGGTGGGAACCAGTGGGCTTGAGACGACCTACGATGAATATCTTAAGGGCACCGACGGGGTTTTGGCCCGTGTGGTTGATGCTCGTGGCAAGGAAATACGCAATAATCCGGATGTCACACTCATTGGGGAAAGGGCCAATCTGACTCCGGTTTCGGGTTATGATTTGCAGACCGGCCTTGATTTTAAGGCGCAGGAAGCAGCGAGCCTTTCTTTTAAAGGAAGAAGAGGGGCGGCTGTTGCCCTTGACCCCAATACAGGGGAGGTGATCGTTCTCTACAGTGCCCCCAATTTTGACGGCAACCGCATTATCAAAAATATTGACAAACCTTACTGGCAAAAAATCAATTTGGATCCCGACAAATATCTTTATAATCGGGCCATACAAGCCACTTATCCTCCGGGGTCTACCTATAAGATGGTGACAAGTTTGTCTGGTTTATCTTCCCAAAAAATAAATCCGGAAACGGTTTTTCATTGCAGTGGAGGGCTCCAATTTGGAAACCGTGTTTTTCATTGCTGGAACAAACATGGACATGGGGCCGTTTCCCTTGTACGTGCCCTCACCCAGTCCTGCGATATTTTTTATTATCAAACCGGACTGAGGGCAGGGGTGGATACATTAAATCAATACGCCCATCGTTTGGGGCTTGGTGAAAAAACGGGCATTGATCTTCCTTATGAAAAAGCCGGGCTTATTCCCACCACCGATTGGAAACAAAAAAGATTCAAGCGGCCATGGATTGAAAGTGAAACGCTTTCCATTTCCATTGGTCAAGGATATGACCTGGTGACTCCCCTGCAAAATGCCCTCATGGTGGGAATTATTGCCAATGGGGGGCATAAGTTTGTTCCCCATGTTGTCAATAGACTTGTTGACTCCGAAGGAAAGGCTATTCTGGAAATAAATGACAAAATAGATCCGGAACCTTTAAATCCTGAATATTTGAAATGGATTCATGAAGGTTTAATCCAGGTGGTTCACGGGCAGGGAACGGCCGGACGCCTTCGGGCCAGTAAATTCAAGATTGCCGGCAAAACAGGAACAGCGCAGGTTTTAGGCTATGAATCCAAAGCGGCTCATTCCGAGCGCACCAAGGACCATGCCTTGTTTGTGGGGTATGCTCCGTATGATAATCCCCAGATTGCCGTTTCTGTTGTGGTTGAAAACGGGGGGCATGGGGGCAGTGAAGCAGGGCCGGTGGCCATGGCCATCATTGATGCTTACTTGGAACCGCGTGTTGCAGTAGATTCTCGCCCGTGA
- a CDS encoding rod shape-determining protein RodA: protein MMLERPLTRFNWFFFFVVILLNVFGLINLYSATSSFEGQVSTNYFKAQALWNGIGIFLLFFIVPIHYKHLKSLSFLIYVGGCVFLVLVLIIGKKVHGNQSWIVLGPVSLQPTELAKIGLIFGLSKYLADIKDTDSFSFKTLLPSLMYLMVPFILVSLQGDLGSSLFYIFIYGTMVLIHGIRIRLLALASGVLMGIVVIAYLFVLSPYQKDRVRNFLNPELDRKGSGYHLVQSKIAVGSGQWLGKGYLKGQAHKLKFIPERHTDFIFSVLAEEWGFVGCFLVLSLFFLFFYLGMDIAAHANDRYSFFMSVGILSLFFWHIIVNLWGILGLMPLTGVPLTFFSYGGSSVITNWIGIGLLLNISYRRFIFT from the coding sequence ATGATGCTTGAACGACCCTTGACGCGATTTAACTGGTTTTTTTTCTTTGTGGTGATTTTGCTGAATGTTTTTGGCTTGATCAATTTGTATAGTGCCACTTCAAGTTTTGAAGGTCAGGTTTCAACCAATTATTTTAAGGCTCAAGCCCTATGGAACGGGATCGGAATTTTTCTTTTGTTTTTTATTGTTCCCATTCATTACAAGCATCTGAAGTCGCTCAGTTTTCTTATTTACGTGGGGGGATGTGTGTTCTTGGTTCTTGTGCTGATTATCGGGAAAAAAGTGCATGGGAACCAAAGCTGGATTGTACTTGGGCCCGTGAGCCTTCAGCCGACTGAACTGGCAAAGATCGGCCTTATTTTTGGATTGTCCAAATATCTTGCCGATATCAAAGACACAGATTCTTTTTCTTTCAAGACTCTTTTGCCATCGCTTATGTATTTGATGGTTCCTTTTATTCTTGTTTCGCTGCAGGGAGATTTGGGCTCGAGTCTTTTTTATATTTTTATTTATGGAACCATGGTGCTCATTCATGGCATCAGGATCCGTCTTTTGGCACTGGCTTCGGGTGTTTTGATGGGGATTGTGGTTATTGCCTACCTCTTTGTACTTTCTCCTTATCAAAAAGACCGTGTGCGGAATTTTTTGAACCCCGAGCTTGACCGTAAGGGGTCCGGGTACCATTTGGTTCAGTCAAAAATTGCCGTCGGCTCCGGCCAATGGTTGGGAAAGGGCTATCTTAAGGGCCAGGCCCACAAGCTTAAATTCATTCCCGAAAGGCATACGGATTTTATTTTTAGTGTGCTGGCTGAGGAGTGGGGCTTTGTCGGATGTTTTCTCGTTTTAAGCCTGTTCTTTTTGTTTTTTTATCTGGGGATGGACATTGCCGCCCATGCCAATGACCGATATTCCTTTTTCATGTCCGTGGGTATTTTGTCCCTCTTTTTCTGGCATATCATTGTCAACCTTTGGGGGATTTTGGGGTTGATGCCTCTTACCGGGGTGCCCCTTACTTTCTTTAGTTATGGAGGGTCCTCGGTGATTACAAACTGGATTGGCATTGGCTTGTTGCTTAATATCAGTTATCGCCGATTTATTTTTACCTGA
- a CDS encoding citrate (Si)-synthase — MAKKDVLSVVDKRTGKEYELPIVDGTIHATDLRQIKVDKNDFGLMSYDPAFQNTAACRSSITYIDGDKGILRYRGYPIEELAEKSTYLEVAYLLIYGELPNAAQLKEWNRNIIYHTMIHEKIRKFMDWGFLYDAHPMGIMVGSLAALSTFYPDAKNIADETCRNLQSYRMLGKVTTVAAYTYRHSLGLPFVYPDNELSYTGNFLNMLFKMTEPKFKPNPVFEKALDLLFILHADHEQNCSTSAMRIVGSSHADPFSALSAATCALYGPLHGGANEAVVRMLKEIGSIANVPPFIKKVKKGEGKLMGFGHRVYKNYDPRAKIIKKMANKVFAETGKNPLLDIALELERIALEDDYFIERKLYPNVDFYSGLIYQSMGFPISMFPVLFTIGRTAGWVAQWRELIVDKEQKIARPRQIYTGSGLRKYVPLNKRGKNK; from the coding sequence ATGGCTAAAAAAGATGTTTTAAGTGTCGTTGATAAACGCACAGGAAAAGAATACGAACTTCCCATTGTGGATGGCACCATTCATGCCACAGATTTAAGGCAGATCAAGGTTGACAAAAATGATTTTGGCCTGATGAGCTATGATCCCGCTTTTCAAAATACCGCCGCATGTCGCAGTAGCATTACTTACATTGATGGCGATAAGGGCATTTTACGTTATCGTGGGTACCCCATCGAAGAGCTTGCCGAAAAAAGCACTTACCTGGAAGTGGCCTATCTTCTTATTTACGGCGAGCTTCCCAATGCAGCCCAGCTTAAGGAATGGAACCGGAATATCATCTATCACACCATGATCCATGAAAAAATCCGCAAGTTCATGGACTGGGGATTTTTATACGATGCCCATCCCATGGGGATTATGGTGGGTTCGTTGGCGGCTTTGTCCACGTTCTATCCCGATGCCAAAAATATTGCGGATGAAACCTGCCGCAATCTTCAGAGCTATCGTATGTTGGGTAAGGTGACGACGGTGGCCGCTTATACCTACCGTCACAGTTTGGGGCTCCCCTTTGTTTATCCCGACAACGAGCTTAGTTATACGGGTAATTTTTTGAACATGCTTTTTAAAATGACCGAGCCCAAGTTCAAACCCAATCCCGTTTTTGAAAAAGCCCTTGATCTTCTTTTCATCCTTCATGCCGACCACGAACAAAATTGTTCCACTTCCGCCATGCGTATTGTGGGTTCGTCCCATGCCGATCCTTTTTCGGCGTTATCAGCGGCCACCTGTGCCCTTTACGGGCCCCTTCATGGCGGGGCCAACGAGGCCGTTGTACGCATGCTTAAGGAAATCGGGTCGATTGCCAATGTTCCCCCATTCATCAAAAAAGTGAAGAAGGGGGAAGGCAAGCTCATGGGGTTTGGCCACCGTGTTTACAAAAACTACGATCCACGGGCCAAGATCATCAAAAAAATGGCAAACAAGGTGTTTGCAGAAACGGGAAAAAATCCCCTCCTGGACATTGCCCTTGAGTTGGAGCGCATTGCCCTTGAAGACGATTATTTTATAGAACGCAAACTCTATCCCAATGTCGATTTCTATTCGGGGCTTATTTATCAGTCGATGGGTTTTCCCATCTCCATGTTTCCTGTTCTGTTTACCATTGGCCGCACGGCAGGCTGGGTGGCCCAGTGGCGTGAGCTTATTGTTGATAAAGAACAAAAGATCGCCCGCCCACGGCAGATTTATACGGGGTCTGGTCTCAGAAAATATGTTCCCTTAAATAAGCGTGGGAAGAATAAATAA